One part of the Streptomyces sp. AM 2-1-1 genome encodes these proteins:
- a CDS encoding NADP-dependent oxidoreductase produces MKAIVFEEFGGPEVLRLREVDGPRVGPGRLRARVRAAGVNPVDHKIRKGWMEQAFPTSLPATPGSEFAGVVEEVGEGVTEFAPGDEVLGYSETGAYATEVLADPGKITHKPAELEWAVAAALPVATETASRVLDELALGAGETLLLHGAAGAVGSAAVQLATARGATVIGTASPANHDYLRVLGATPVAYGPGLVERVRAVAPQGVDAVFDAAGRGALPDSVELRGGTTDRVITIADADAPKLGVAFSAGGGGPSAGRLAANARRAVLGELRIPVDHTYPLAEAAEAHRVSEAGHVRGKLVLLPEEG; encoded by the coding sequence TGGACGGGCCGCGCGTGGGACCGGGCCGGCTCCGGGCGCGGGTCCGGGCGGCCGGGGTCAACCCGGTCGACCACAAGATCCGCAAGGGGTGGATGGAGCAGGCGTTCCCCACCTCGCTCCCGGCGACCCCGGGCAGTGAGTTCGCCGGCGTGGTCGAGGAGGTCGGCGAGGGGGTCACGGAGTTCGCCCCCGGGGACGAGGTGCTCGGTTACAGCGAGACCGGCGCGTACGCCACCGAGGTGCTCGCCGACCCGGGGAAGATCACCCACAAGCCCGCGGAGCTGGAGTGGGCGGTGGCCGCCGCGCTGCCGGTGGCCACCGAGACCGCCTCCCGGGTGCTCGACGAACTGGCGCTGGGCGCCGGCGAGACCCTGCTGCTGCACGGCGCGGCCGGTGCAGTCGGCTCGGCCGCCGTGCAGCTCGCCACGGCCCGGGGCGCGACGGTGATCGGCACCGCCTCCCCCGCCAACCACGACTACCTGCGGGTGCTGGGCGCGACGCCGGTGGCCTACGGCCCGGGGCTGGTCGAGCGGGTCCGCGCGGTGGCCCCGCAGGGGGTGGACGCGGTCTTCGACGCGGCGGGCCGGGGCGCGCTGCCGGACTCCGTCGAGCTGCGGGGCGGGACCACGGACCGGGTGATCACCATCGCGGACGCGGACGCCCCGAAACTCGGGGTGGCGTTCTCCGCCGGGGGCGGCGGCCCGTCCGCCGGACGTCTCGCCGCCAACGCCCGGCGGGCGGTCCTGGGCGAGCTGCGCATCCCGGTCGACCACACCTACCCGCTGGCCGAGGCCGCCGAGGCGCACCGGGTCAGCGAGGCCGGGCACGTACGCGGGAAGCTGGTGCTGCTGCCCGAGGAGGGGTGA
- a CDS encoding DUF2786 domain-containing protein has protein sequence MEPVIDQACAAALYTEGDAGLDTGASLLAAAPDADDEAHRRGEEFLRRAWARGWQPADVVRFTRRELDEDRAALVATLIAAETARYATLPPRWSAQLAELPPPVPRNRPDRFGYASALLELYRLLLRLPAVEAVGPPPGESAPGHPHLPPPTHDEPRMLTRIRALLAKAEGTEYPEEAEALTTKAQELMARHSIDEALLAARTHSGDRPGACRIGVDAPYETAKAILLDAVASANRCQAVWNGDLGFTTVVGFEPDLEAVELLFTSLLVQGTSAMARAEAGQRAGGRKRTKTFRQSFLMAYAQRLGNRLAADTARVTAEAGAAAGGTAGPGADALLPVLAARDVAVSGEAERMFPRTTTTRVRGATDLDGWTHGTEAADRARVGGREGRGITP, from the coding sequence ATGGAACCGGTGATCGACCAGGCGTGCGCGGCGGCCCTGTACACGGAGGGAGACGCGGGTCTGGACACCGGCGCGTCGCTGCTCGCCGCCGCCCCGGACGCCGACGACGAGGCGCACCGGCGCGGCGAGGAGTTCCTGCGCCGTGCCTGGGCCCGGGGCTGGCAGCCCGCCGACGTCGTACGGTTCACGCGCAGGGAGCTGGACGAGGACCGGGCGGCCCTGGTCGCCACCCTGATCGCGGCCGAGACCGCCCGCTACGCGACACTCCCGCCCCGCTGGTCCGCCCAGCTCGCCGAGCTGCCGCCGCCGGTCCCGCGCAACCGGCCCGACCGCTTCGGTTACGCCTCCGCGCTGCTGGAGCTCTACCGGCTGCTGCTGCGGCTCCCCGCCGTGGAGGCGGTCGGGCCGCCGCCCGGGGAGAGCGCCCCCGGCCACCCGCACCTCCCGCCGCCGACGCACGACGAACCGCGCATGCTCACCCGCATCCGGGCGCTGCTGGCGAAGGCGGAGGGGACGGAGTACCCGGAGGAGGCCGAGGCCCTCACCACCAAGGCGCAGGAGCTGATGGCCCGCCACAGCATCGACGAGGCGCTGCTCGCCGCGCGCACCCACAGCGGGGACCGGCCCGGCGCCTGCCGGATCGGGGTCGATGCCCCGTACGAGACGGCCAAGGCGATCCTGCTCGACGCGGTCGCCTCGGCCAACCGCTGCCAGGCGGTGTGGAACGGCGACCTCGGCTTCACCACGGTCGTCGGCTTCGAACCCGATCTGGAGGCGGTGGAGCTGCTCTTCACCTCGCTGCTCGTCCAGGGCACCTCCGCCATGGCCCGGGCCGAGGCGGGGCAGCGGGCCGGCGGCCGTAAGCGGACCAAAACGTTCCGGCAGTCCTTCCTGATGGCGTACGCCCAGCGCCTGGGCAACCGGCTCGCCGCCGACACCGCCCGGGTGACCGCCGAGGCGGGGGCGGCGGCCGGCGGTACGGCCGGGCCGGGCGCCGACGCGCTGCTGCCCGTGCTGGCCGCCCGTGACGTCGCGGTCTCCGGGGAGGCGGAGCGGATGTTCCCCCGGACCACGACCACCCGGGTGCGCGGCGCCACCGACCTGGACGGCTGGACCCACGGCACCGAGGCCGCCGACCGGGCCCGGGTGGGCGGGCGTGAGGGCCGGGGGATCACCCCGTAG